One Oryza glaberrima chromosome 10, OglaRS2, whole genome shotgun sequence DNA segment encodes these proteins:
- the LOC127785804 gene encoding uncharacterized protein LOC127785804, producing MNAYPVELNKLRNVRSLWICDVGGSSLSSALPRADRVGSSARRRHEEFDAIHSDKAKALLDTYRIGELITTGSGYSSDNSVHGASNLSQLAPIREAIKAPAPIALSSPGDKVPCQLIDKKELSRDVRLFRFALPSFDQVLGLPVGKHIFICASIEGKLCMRAYTPTSMVDEVGHFDLFIKVYFKNEHPKFPNGGLMTQYLDLLPVGAYIDVKGPLDHVEYTGRGEFVINDKPQNARAPAGGRRGDAGGGALRWAAARHSCGSGRGTRGGRCRRPRRRRRLRRNGNTISMVVQSVLISRQRRRRTCRGTRRNQLRGGSGVLLPPVLRVDRVGSTAARGCSGDWRGEEEGASFVGRATMAASISPVVISIGRPCSAGVPPGAPRRRGGRGGDGLPLPPATASMTETPLKAREELGVDGGGAGGGGGGGEGGGGGGVGSGSGARDVAVAGGGSGGGVGGGDAGER from the exons ATGAATGCATATCCAGTAGAACTGAATAAACTGCGTAATGTTCGTTCTCTGTGGATCTGTGATGTTGGCGGGTCAAGCTTGAG TTCTGCACTTCCGCGCGCGGATCGAGTTGGCTCGAGTGCTCGACGGCGGCACGAGGAGTTCGACGCCATCCACTCCGACAAGGCCAAGGCGCTCCTCGACACCTACCGCATCGGCGAGCTCATCACCACCGGCTCCGGGTACAGCTCCGACAACTCCGTCCACGGCGCGTCCAACCTCTCCCAGCTCGCCCCCATCCGCGAGGCCATCAAGGCCCCGGCGCCCATCGCGCTCTCCAGCCCGGGAGACAAGGTCCCTTGCCAACTCATCGACAAGAAGGAGCTCTCCCGCGACGTCCGCCTCTTCCGCTTCGCGCTGCCGTCCTTTGACCAGGTGCTCGGCCTCCCCGTCGGCAAGCACATCTTCATCTGCGCCAGCATCGAAGGGAAGCTGTGCATGCGAGCGTACACGCCGACGAGCATGGTCGACGAGGTCGGCCACTTCGACCTCTTCATCAAGGTGTACTTCAAGAACGAGCACCCCAAGTTCCCCAATGGCGGGCTCATGACGCAGTACCTGGACTTGCTCCCCGTGGGCGCCTACATCGACGTCAAGGGGCCACTCGACCACGTCGAGTACACCGGCCGCGGTGAGTTCGTCATCAACGACAAGCCGCAGAACGCGCGGGCaccggccggcgggaggagaggagatgcgGGGGGAGGCGCACTTcgttgggcggcggcgcgtcatTCATGCGGAAGCGGCCGAGGCACGCGCGGGGGGAGGTGTCgccggccgaggcggcggcggcggttgagaAGGAACGGCAACACAATCTCAATGGTGGTCCAATCGGTCTTGAtctcgcggcagcggcggcgacgaacatGCCGAGGCACACGGCGCAATCAGTTgcgcggaggcagcggcgtcctcctccctccAGTTCTGCGTGTGGATCGAGTCGGCTCGACGGCGGCACGCGGCTGCAGCGGCGACTGgcgaggggaagaggaaggggccTCCTTCGTAGGgagggcgacgatggcggcctcCATCTCCCCCGTCGTCATCTCCATAGGCAGGCCGTGCAGCGCTGGCGTGCCGCCCGGAGCTCCTCGGCGtcgaggcggccgcggcggagacggcctcccgctgccgcccgccACGGCTTCCATGACGGAGACGCCACTGAAGGCAAGAGAGGAGCTAGGAGTTGATGGTggaggcgcaggcggcggcggcggaggtggcgagggtggtggtggaggcggagttggtagcggcagcggcgcgagggatgtggcggtggcgggaggcgggagcggcggcggagtcggtgGTGGTGACGctggagagagatga